The Vitis vinifera cultivar Pinot Noir 40024 chromosome 7, ASM3070453v1 genomic interval TAACTGTTGCCGCTGTTGCTCTCTGGTAGACTTGATTGAGGTCACCTTGAGCggaaaaagaaaataccaaGCTCCTGACCGATGTTCCCATCGGGGTCTATCAAATGGAAGGACTCAGAATTGGACGAACTGCGAACTCTCTCAAAATTGGCTCGGAGGTACATGAGCTCATCATCGCAGTTGAGTTCCTTGGCGCTTATAATTCCGGCACCTACAATGACGGATCCCATCAGCCCTAGCACGTTCATATCAGCCTTGGAGGGTGTGCGCTTAACGGCAAAGCCTACTTTCCTCCCGTTACAGCACATGGTCCACACTGGTATGGACAAGAGAGTGTAAGAATCCATGCCATTTTTGGCAGCTATGGATTCGAGCGTGATTCGTAGAATTCCACCCTGCATTTCCCTTGCAAGAATGGCTGTGGGAAGTGCCAGTTCAAGAAGGAGAATTGGGTTGGTGGACTTGGCGTTTGTCTGGATACAAAAGCTAACTTTTCCCCTGCGGTACCCGAAAATGGTGCCGGTGACAACGGTGGAGGAAATGAAGGTGGGTTGGGAATAGAAGTATCTGTGGAGATAGTTTTCTTCCTCAATTCGGTGTTCTCCAAGAGAAATGCAGTTGCACCTTGGAATGAGGAGCTCCATAAGAGAGCGGAGAAGCCTCCATGAACGAACTTGCTTTTGGCAGTCGACGGTGGTGACACCATTCACAATGTTGGTAGAACCCACTGTTGGATATGACATGGTGCTCCTTTTGTAAAGGTTGGGAGGCTTAATGTGTCGTTGGAAATGGCATAGGGTTTATATAGAGAACATGAAAGGGGTTGTCCTGGTACCCCGCATATGCTCGGCATGATGAAAAATCCATCAGCCTCTAGGTTATGGTAGCACTTCAATTTCCCAACTTCATTTGCGTCTACTTCAGGAACAaagatgatttttcaaaataagtatCAAAATACGTCATTATTCCGACAACATTCATTCATACACCCTTTAGTTTCCTGAGTTTATACTCAAGTTTCATTTATTAATATTCTCGTATCTTCAccccatttatttatatcatcatATATTTCACCGAAAAGCTTAATAAACATTAATTTTGTTGATATTCTTGCAACAATTCCTAGtgaaaaaattagagaaaaatgaaaaaaaaaaaaaacacacaatttAACGTGGGAATAAAACTTTAACTATATTTCAAATTAgggttatatttatattaattattaggtaataaaattccaaaaatacctcTGAACCATATCGGGGGCAACACCCCTCCACACCCCTAACCTATCGTCTGCCctcaatattaaaaatacaaacttgaATGATAAATATCGTCACACCGCTCCACTCCAACATTtgccatttttctttcatatcttTCACTCAATATGAGTCATATCCTACAACAAATTTGATTCCgcttcaaaaactatttttcatgtaatttattAAGTGTCCTTTATTGGGTTGAgactagaaaaaggaaaatggggTGAATTAAAATACCGTACAATCATAAACAACTAGTATGGTGTCTTCTAATCATTAGATCATAGGATATTGTGCGCCATACAATTCCAATTTACAACTGTTTATCTACTATGATATGCAAAGGTCGATCTACGTTACTaaccctttgttttttttctttggctttCTCCCTTTCAATAAGAATTGGTGGGGCGCCGATAAGATTCACGTTCCACACACTTAACcgtgttttcttttctttcttttctttctttttgatatAATTTTCTGGGAAGACTTTAAGGCAAGAATCATgtataaccaaaaaaaaaaaaggagtgaGGGTGGTCTAATGCTTTATAGCCTGGTTTTCTCCACTCATGTCCTTTGCCTTTTTCCTTTCCATGTGTGTCTTCCAGAAAACGACACCAATTGCAGATTTGTGCTCTCTCCCCTCTTTACGCCTAAGCCATCACAGATTTTTCTAGCATAAACCAGACCaataaaatagaatgaaaaGTGATGGAGATCTTATTATTTTCTGCTTACTTTTTTCATTAAGTCGTCCTTTATATCAGGAGTGTCCAACAAACTTGCActatccatttttttctttataaattagGGTGACGACCCAAGCAAAAATGTGTCTCGCTCCCAACCAAGTTAAAATCGAAATGTTCATGGGATTTTCTTGCAAGGCCCTCTTTTATATGCCACCTCCCTCTTTttaaaaggaggaaaaaaaatcttattgaaATTAAGAAATATGGGTTCATCCAAACTGGGGTTGTGTCCAACTTCATACTGAAATTTCGGAAGGTGTTCCGCTTTTGCATTTGGCCCCATACCACTTCACAACTGGCTCTTTTCCTTTGTGTGCCTTCTGTCCACCATGAAGTGAAGTGAAATTTGCTTTTGGATGATAAATCGGTATAACGAGGAGCGGAGGCCGGAACAAAATATGATGTGCCGTCTCATTGTCTGGACCCGTGATGCCCGGCCCACAATGCTACTGTTGTTGTTTTGGTTTGGGGTAAACAAGTACTGTGTTTTGGATACAACTTGCCCGGTTGATGGTTGAGACCAAGACGAAACAGTCGCATTCAGAAGGTCCGAACATATATGCAAGAAAGCTAAACACCCATCGGTCGATTGGAGCTCTGTGATTGGGCTTTCCGACCTTTTCACAATCTTTACTGCATTAAACCAATAATATTGAAACATATGGAAAAACATGTTTTACTTGAATGACA includes:
- the LOC100244914 gene encoding protein MIZU-KUSSEI 1, producing the protein MSYPTVGSTNIVNGVTTVDCQKQVRSWRLLRSLMELLIPRCNCISLGEHRIEEENYLHRYFYSQPTFISSTVVTGTIFGYRRGKVSFCIQTNAKSTNPILLLELALPTAILAREMQGGILRITLESIAAKNGMDSYTLLSIPVWTMCCNGRKVGFAVKRTPSKADMNVLGLMGSVIVGAGIISAKELNCDDELMYLRANFERVRSSSNSESFHLIDPDGNIGQELGIFFFRSR